Proteins encoded by one window of Brachionichthys hirsutus isolate HB-005 unplaced genomic scaffold, CSIRO-AGI_Bhir_v1 contig_1437, whole genome shotgun sequence:
- the LOC137914731 gene encoding proline-rich protein 13-like — translation MWPNNGAPLPNPAYPPGYNPAYPAAPAPGLFPQPGQYPGGMKPTTKMPNVPPGAMPYSAPGSQLYPMAPGGYPGVSPAVGYPGVSPAVGYPGVNPAVGYPGVSHAGGYPGKYPHSPKGGHHHKGHHHGGLNPLKGALGGGKVHKGHKKGKKLKKGHKGHKLDHHGLDHHKHGQHKHGKSSSSSSSSSSSSSSSSD, via the exons ATGTGGCCAAATAACG GCGCTCCGCTACCAAACCCTGCCTACCCTCCAGGCTACAACCCTGCATATCCTGCTGCCCCTGCACCAGGACTCTTCCCCCAACCTGGCCAGTACCCAGGTGGCATGAAGCCAACTACCAAGATGCCAAATGTACCTCCAGGGGCCATGCCATATTCAGCCCCAGGATCTCAGCTTTATCCTATGGCTCCGGGTGGATACCCAG GGGTCTCTCCTGCTGTTGGGTACCCAGGGGTCTCTCCTGCTGTTGGGTACCCAGGTGTCAATCCTGCTGTTGGGTACCCAGGTGTCTCGCATGCAGGTGGATACCCTGGTAAATACCCACATTCTCCTAAAGGGGGTCACCACCACAAAGGTCATCATCATGGTGGGCTAAATCCTTTGAAAGGCGCATTAGGTGGAGGAAAGGTACATAAAGGCCATAAAAAGGGGAAGAAGTTGAAGAAAGGACACAAGGGGCACAAACTCGATCACCATGGCCTTGATCACCACAAGCATGGGCAACACAAACATGGCAAG tcctccagcagcagcagcagcagtagcagtagcagcagcagcagtagcgaCTGA
- the LOC137914738 gene encoding poly(rC)-binding protein 2-like, with protein MDSGVIEGGLNVTLTIRLLMHGKEVGSIIGKKGESVKKMREESGARINISEGNCPERIITLAGPTTAIFKGFSMIIEKLEEDISSSMTNSTATSKPPVTLRLVVPASQCGSLIGKGGCKIKEIRESTGAQVQVAGDMLPNSTERAITIAGTPQSIIECVKQICVVMLESPPKGVTIPYRPKPSGSPVIFAGGQAYAVQGQHTIPQPDSSSAAISPQLTKLHQLAMQQSPFPIAPSNQGFAGIDASAQTGSHEMTIPNDFIGCIIGRQGAKINEIRQMSGAQIKIANPVDGSTDRQVTITGSPASISLASYLIDASVESSKPPPSSSSLNPEQTSPCPPSTSTTATTTATTTTTTSPAATSSFCSSSSSSSCVVPPSTSIPLSLLAAGPSPSSSSSSSSTDSLLPSSPTCVSSLLNLKPVPLLALHVVSGASNPKLPIAIEPKITPELSSKSKRRRLSPY; from the exons ATGGACTCCGGTGTGATTGAAGGAGGGCTCAATGTCACCCTCACCATCAGGCTGCTCATGCATGGCAAG GAAGTTGGAAGTATAATCGGAAAG AAAGGTGAATCTGTGAAGAAGATGAGAGAAGAG AGCGGCGCTCGCATCAACATCTCTGAGGGAAATTGTCCTGAGAGGATCATTACTTTGGCAGGTCCGACCACTGCCATCTTTAAAGGATTCTCCATGATCATTGAAAAGTTGGAAGAG GATATAAGCAGCTCGATGACAAACAGCACGGCCACCAGCAAGCCCCCGGTGACGCTGCGCCTTGTGGTGCCTGCGAGCCAGTGTGGTTCCCTCATTGGGAAAGGTGGTTGCAAGATCAAGGAAATCCGAGAG TCGACTGGTGCTCAGGTGCAAGTGGCAGGAGACATGCTCCCCAACTCCACAGAGCGCGCCATCACCATCGCCGGTACTCCCCAGTCGATAATCGAGTGTGTGAAGCAGATCTGTGTGGTCATGCTTGAG TCTCCCCCTAAGGGGGTCACTATCCCTTACCGACCCAAGCCTTCGGGATCCCCCGTCATCTTTGCAGGTGGACAG GCATATGCCGTCCAAGGACAGCACACGATTCCACAGCCAGAT tcttcctctgctgctatCTCTCCACAGCTCACCAAGCTTCACCAGCTGGCTATGCAGCAGAGCCCGTTCCCCATCGCACCTAGCAACCAGGGATTCGCTG GGATAGATGCTTCTGCCCAAACTGGTTCCCATGAGATGACCATTCCAAATGAT TTTATTGGCTGCATCATTGGCCGCCAGGGAGCCAAGATCAACGAGATCAGGCAAATGTCAGGTGCTCAGATCAAGATCGCAAATCCAGTCGATGGATCCACGGACCGCCAGGTCACCATCACAGGCTCCCCAGCCAGCATCAGTTTGGCCTCCTACCTCATTGACGCCAG TGTAGAGTCCTCTaaacctcctccctcctcttcctccttgaaCCCCGAACAGACCAGCCCGTGCCCTCCCTCCACCTCTACTACTGCTACCACCACTGCTACTACTACCACCACCACCTCTCCTGCTGCTACCTCCTCcttctgttcctcctcttcctcttcctcctgtgtgGTGCCCCCCTCAACCTCCATCCCTCTGTCCTTGTTGGCTGCAGGGccgtctccttcctcttcctcctcttcttcctccactgaTTCCCTGCTCCCCAGCTCTCCTACCTGTGTGTCGAGCCTCCTTAATCTCAAGCCCGTCCCTCTCCTGGCCCTCCATGTCGTCAGCGGGGCCAGTAACCCAAAACTCCCAATCGCCATTGAGCCCAAAATCACCCCCGAGCTGAGCTCCAAGTCTAAAAGACGAAGGCTCTCCCCTTACTAA
- the LOC137914732 gene encoding mitogen-activated protein kinase kinase kinase 12-like: MALIHEPRAPSPSLSAFNSPLSDPPSFHHLDAETPCTPEMDLTPTQCVLRNVLSKDGGVVGEPGGGGGGGGGGGVGHNQTPCEEQQEHFANSILKLHEHDGSPGRTEGDGPELDRSMFRSQAGDARLQCQSSGGGGGFLEGLFGCLRPVWTMIGKAYSTEHKHDLDEAWEVPFEEISDLQWVGSGAQGAVFLGKLHGQEVAVKKVRNIKETDIKHLRKLKHPNIITFRGICTQAPCYCIIMEYCAQGQLYEVLRAGRQIQPSLLMDWAMGIAGGMNYLHLHKIIHRDLKSPNMLITYDDSVKISDFGTSKELSDKSTKMSFAGTVAWMAPEVIRNEPVSEKVDIWSFGVVLWEMLTGEVPYKDVDSSAIIWGVGNNSLQLPVPDSCPDSFKLLLRQCWNCKPRNRPSFRQILLHLDIASADILSTAQETYFQSQVEWRDEVRHHFEKIKSEGTCLHRLDEELIKRRREELRHALDIREHYERKLERANNLYMELNAIMLQLEIKEKELHKREQSLDKKYPGCFKHSSRQSASSNSMEKLMKKRNVPQKLPSHSKRPDILKSEVILPKLDSSMTQVTIPNKGSTSPGRSRRGKPRYRKAGKGSNGDLAQLKATLSSSLAMVNSTTSVPSSKQHLDPSAALIMMQHDLLLKKMYSSSPDLISTTLEAEDRRKGQVRPGLDRAGSQSASAGFGESRSTGGRQEGADVGVGADDLAETPPRSDTPSEDAASIPFSSSPDSPCGRGAAAGRTSVLGNPRISHEGEEKEDGPVITRSPRSQRLTPAALLYRAAVTRSQRRGVSSEEEEGEVDSEVELPRRRRPVSMSKCQSLSTFSSENLSVSDGEEGNTTDHSHSGTPDVVSTNTDERLDDKSDDLLSQGSEIPADPSEPTQLGSDGLSEKEAVLRQVKTHLASTDHNYEGLYDDSDCDSAELDHSGSGEPSQPPSNW; encoded by the exons ATGGCGCTGATCCACGAGCCTCGAGCCCCCTCTCCTTCTCTATCCGCCTTCAACTCGCCCCTCTCTGATCCTCCATCCTTTCACCACCTTGATGCGGAAACACCCTGCACCCCAGAAATGGACCTGACCCCGACCCAGTGTGTCCTTCGTAACGTCCTCTCCAAAGACGGTGGAGTTGTTGGCGAGCctgggggtggaggaggaggaggaggaggaggaggagtggggcaCAACCAGACGCCATGTGAAGAACAACAGGAGCACTTTGCCAACAGCATCCTGAAGCTCCACGAGCATGATGGGAGCCCAGGAAGGACAGAGGGAGATGGGCCGGAGCTGGACAGGAGCATGTTCAGGAGCCAGGCGGGGGACGCCAGGCTACAATGCCAGTCcagtggagggggaggaggcttTTTGGAGGGGTTGTTTGGGTGTCTGCGGCCTGTATGGACTATGATTGGCAAAGCTTACTCCACCGAGCACAAGCACGACCTGGATG AGGCATGGGAGGTCCCGTTTGAGGAGATATCTGACCTTCAGTGGGTGGGCAGCGGAGCCCAGGGGGCTGTTTTTCTAGGAAAACTGCACGGACAGGAAGTGGCGGTAAAGAAAGTGCGGAATATCAAAGAGACGGACATCAAGCACCTGCGCAAACTCAAACATCCCAATATCATCACTTTCAG GGGCATTTGTACCCAGGCTCCATGTTACTGCATCATCATGGAGTACTGTGCCCAGGGACAGCTGTACGAGGTGCTGAGAGCAGGCAGGCAGATCCAACCATCCCTGCTCATGGACTGGGCGATGGGCATTGCTGGGGGGATGAATTACCTGCATCTGCACAAGATCATCCACAGAGACCTCAAGTCTCCAAA CATGCTGATCACCTACGACGACTCTGTGAAAATTTCTGATTTCGGTACGTCCAAAGAGCTCAGCGACAAGAGCACCAAAATGTCCTTCGCCGGTACGGTGGCCTGGATGGCACCGGAGGTCATACGCAACGAACCGGTCTCAGAGAAGGTGGATATTTG GTCCTTCGGTGTCGTGCTGTGGGAGATGCTCACAGGGGAGGTGCCCTATAAGGACGTGGATTCCTCTGCTATCATCTGGGGAGTGGGCAACAACAGCCTGCAGCTGCCTGTACCTGATAGCTGTCCAGACAGTTTCAAGCTGCTCCTGAGGCAATGCTG GAACTGCAAGCCAAGGAACAGGCCTTCCTTCCGACAGATCCTCTTGCATCTGGACATCGCCTCGGCTGACATCCTGTCGACTGCACAGGAAACCTACTTTCAGTCTCAA GTGGAGTGGAGAGATGAGGTGAGGCACCACTTTGAGAAGATCAAGTCCGAGGGGACATGTCTTCACAGGCTGGATGAGGAGCTGATCAAACGGCGCAGAGAAGAACTCAG GCATGCATTGGACATCCGGGAGCACTATGAGAGGAAACTGGAGCGAGCCAACAACCTCTACATGGAGCTCAATGCCATCATGCTGCAGCTGGAAATCAAAGAGAAAGAACTGCACAA GAGGGAGCAGTCGCTGGACAAGAAGTACCCGGGCTGCTTCAAGCACAGCTCCAGACAATCAGCTTCCTCCAACTCCATGGAGAAACTCATGAAGAAACGCAACGTACCTCAGAAGCTACCCTCGCACAGCAAGCG GCCGGATATACTAAAGTCAGAGGTAATCCTCCCCAAACTGGACTCTTCCATGACCCAGGTCACAATCCCCAACAAGGGCTCTACCTCCCCAGGCCGCTCTCGCCGAGGAAAACCCCGCTATAGGAAGGCTGGCAAGGGCAGCAATGGGGACTTGGCTCAGCTTAAAGCGACTCTGTCCTCCTCATTAGCAATGGTCAACTCCACCACGTCCGTCCCAAGCAGCAAGCAGCATCTCGACCCGAGCGCAGCCCTCATTATGATGCAGCACGACCTGCTGCTCAAGAAGATGTACTCCTCAAGCCCAGATCTCATTTCAACCACTTTGGAGGCTGAAGATCGGAGGAAGGGGCAGGTCAGGCCAGGCCTGGATAGAGCGGGCAGCCAGAGCGCCTCTGCTGGTTTCGGGGAGAGCAGGAGTACTGGAGGGCGGCAGGAGGGGGCAGATGTCGGTGTGGGGGCCGATGACCTGGCAGAAACACCTCCACGCAGTGACACGCCCAGTGAGGATGCAGCTTCCATTCCCTTCTCCAGTAGCCCGGACTCTCCATGTGGCAGGGGAGCGGCTGCCGGGAGAACATCAGTGCTCGGGAATCCCCGCATTTCCCACGAgggtgaggaaaaagaggaTGGACCGGTGATCACACGTTCACCGAGGAGTCAACGCCTCACGCCTGCAGCGCTGCTCTACAGGGCGGCAGTCACGCGCAGTCAG AGGCGTGGAGTGtcatcagaggaagaggaaggagaagtggACAGTGAAGTGGAGTTGCCAAGGAGACG ACGTCCAGTGAGCATGTCCAAGTGCCAGTCCCTGTCCACCTTCAGCTCAGAGAACCTGTCCGTCTCTGACGGCGAGGAGGGAAACACCACTGATCACTCACATAGCGGCACGCCGGATGTGGTCAGCACCAACACAGATGAGCGTCTGGATGACAAGAGCGACGACCTGCTTTCTCAAGGCTCGGAGATTCCCGCCGACCCGTCCGAGCCCACCCAGCTGGGCTCCGACGGGCTGTCCGAGAAGGAAGCTGTCCTTCGACAAGTCAAGACCCACCTCGCCAGTACCGACCATAATTATGAG GGATTGTATGATGACTCGGATTGTGACAGTGCTGAGCTGGACCATTCAGGAAGCGGCGAACCCAGCCAGCCTCCAAGCAACTGGTGA